In the Sulfobacillus thermosulfidooxidans DSM 9293 genome, TACATCGATAACGACGTACTTGTCGAGATTTTGGCGCAATTCATCGACAGTGAGATCAATGACCCGTTCGACCGGCAATTTGGCATCTTGCCACGCTTGAAGCCCCTTATCCCACGTAAATACGACATTTAAACCAGCCTGTTCCAAACTTTCGACGGCGGCCTGAATAACAGCAGGATTGTCGGCGTAAAGACCAATAGGCGGATTTTGGCCATTTAAGGCTCGTTTGACCTCTTCACCCCAAGCACGGCGGTGAAACGGAAAGTTATAGGTGCCAGCTGGGTGACCCTTGCTGTAAATTTGGGGCGGATTAATGTCCAAGAATAGCGCCATGCCCCGTTCGACCTGAGACACAAATTCTTCTGCGGTTAAAATTGCCATGGTCGATCACTCCTTGAAAAATTGATTTGATACCCTGCCCGTGCACAAGAAAGGGTCCGAAAGCTAGCATGAAACGGCTTACTTGCATTGTCACAGGGCACAACATACCTCATAGGGTATATTGTGAAGGATTTTATGACAATGTCAACCATACCCTGGGACAATTTATCCTGAACTTTTTGGCCGTTCTGTCCTATTTCGTAGCATGCCCAGCTGGTTGTAAGAAAATCGACGAGAGCCAAAGATTACATGGGCGGCAACTAAAGAATTCGGAGAGGCATTAGAATTCTCCGATCTACTGTCCGCATCTGAAATCCATCTGCTCACTAATGGGATCATTGTGGGGCATTCTGCATATTGAGTGCGATCTGCGATCTCTACAGACTTTTCTCTGTCATTTAAGGGATGGTTCATTTTTGACGGTGTTTTGCGATTGGCTCACGCATTTTTTTATTGACTAGTTTTATCGACAAGATGTGGCATTCTATTTAACGTTTTAGTCTTCAAAAAAGAATACTATCGGACTTTCTACCCTCTTGACTAGTGGAAAAGATGTGTTATCAGCATTTTCAGTTTTTCTCGTTCTACGGAAATGCTAAGCTATGCCCTTGGAAAACAATCCAGAACGTAGCCTCCGCTACTAATAAATATAAAAATAAAAATTGCAGTATAAGAAAGAGTGTGCGATTTCGATTAGCATAGTACGTACCGGAAATGATACCTAAAACGGGAAATGCTACGAGGGAAATAATGTGGGCGGCATGTTCATAAACTATCGTGACAAGAGCCAAAAGGATTAATAGGATATCGATAGCGCGGCTCAGAGATTTTAGGGTGAGCATATTGTATTCCTCCACCATAGTTGGCTGGAGCCCCCCATACCAGAAATCACCTCATAACGTCGTGTAGGTGGCTCTTTGTTTCCCAATACCTTCTTCCAGCAGCATCGATGGCAGAAAGTGGAACGATCCCTAACGGGGATCTGTCACACAAGCGAGTCCGGTATGCCGAAGCGCACGTTCATATAAAATCCCGAGACATCCCTCCACGCAGTATCGTCGGGGAAGCTTGTGGATTCGACAGGAGTACGGCAAGTCCTGCCGAACGGGGAGGGGGATTGCTTCCCATCATACTGCTAGATTTGATTCCGACAGACCTCAGCATATTTTATTACATTATATACATTGAGGAGAACTAGGGTAATTCATACAATATTGGGAAGTTAGAGACAATCCATAGGATTAGTAGGCGTTCGGCGGCTTATCTCGATTGTTGGGTTAACATGTCATCAATACCTTGTGTAACGCGTACACGAGTGGAGGAATCGACCGATGCAATTACTACCAATTGATGCCTTTATCGCGCATCTTCGGGCGTCTATCCAGGCGGCATTTGGGAACGCAGAAGAGCTGAGACTGGGCACATCTCGGTTCGGACATCCGATTCCGGCGTTCAAAATTCCCGGTCAATCCCGGCGGGCCGTGTTCCTGGGCTTTTCCCATCCGAATGAGCCGCTGGGGGAACTGATTTTAGAAGCGGTGGTTCGGGAGGCTATTGATCGCTATTCTCCCAACCAGAGAGCATGTTGGTATCTCGTGCCTGTCTGGGACCTGGATGGCGCGCGGGAAAATGAAGCGTGGTGGTCTGGTATCGTCACGGTGGAGCGGATGATTGACCATTGGTATCGTCCCGCGCCGTCGGAGCAAGTGGAGTGGACCTTTCCACTGGATTATGGTGACGTGCGCTTCGACCAGCCGAAGCCCGAAACGGAGGCAGTGCAGCGATTATTGGATGTTGTACAACCCGAGGTACTCATGTCGTTGCACAATAGCGTCTTTCCAGGCGCCTACACCCTGATTTCGCCCCAAGGTGCCTCGCTCGCCCCACGTATCAGTGAGACCTTGTGCACCCATGGTTTGCGACCATTGTCGCCATGTCCCATTCCGTATGTGGAGACTTATGCCGACGGCGTGTTTGGGCTCCCGCACGCCCGCTTGGAAATCGACTACTTGCGGAAGCTCGATCCACGTGGGTCCCTAAGTTTTTATGATAATGGCGCCGCCAGCTTCGATTATGTGGGCTCGTCCTGCCTCTCCTTCGTCATGGAACTGCCCTTGTTTGACTGGGCATCCCACCCGGACGATGGGCACCTTCGTCGACGGGACCTGGGGGCGCGTCACCTGGCAGCGTGGGAACAGTTGTGGGAGGATTTGGAGGCAGCCTTTGCGGATGAAGACTTGGCGCAAAGCGACGATCCGCTCCTGTCATCGCCGCGCTATTTCTACCAGCGACGGGATGCAGACCGCGCTACCATCCGGCACCGCTTGGCCAAAGTCCTGCGGAGTTTGGATCCGGTCCAATCGGTAGATTGGGAGAATTACATGGCGGATCTTCTGACGATTGCTACGCAGTATTCCCAGCTCCACCGGGGCGGGGGACCCGTGCTACCCACCGCCATGAACGTTCGGCAGGAATTGGGGCAGTTAGCTCGAGATCGTCTCTGCGTCCTGGATCCGGCAACGATCTACGATGCCGGACGGACCCTAGTCGGGTTAGTCCTGAATGAGATCCGGTAATGGACATTTCGATCGCGGCCCTCGCTCAAAGCGGTGAAGCTTTTTCGCGCAAGATGCGATTCCGCCCCCCAAATTTGGACATTTGCGATCTCTTTCACGCGGATACGCATTGGGACATCATATCAGCCCTACGGGCTGGGACTGGGGGACAGGGCCAGGGCGTCACCTCGCCCCTGTCCCCCAGTGCAAAAGTCTCGCTTTTCTACACTTTGACGGGCATCCAGGTCGCTTGCCCTCCAGCGACTCGTTGTCGCATCGTCGCCGGGGACCAAAATTCTCAGCTCCCATGCAGCCGATCTTGGTTATAAAAGGCAATCCATCGCGTTATGGCCGCATAGGCCTCGCCATATGTGGCAAATTCTTGAGTGAGACACTCGCGCTCCAACTGAGCATGCCACGACTCCATCAAGGCGTTTTTATTCGGCGTGGCCACCGGAATGCGTTCATGTTCCAGACCATAGGTGGCACAAGCCGTTTCGAATGCCTCGGCGATAAACTGGGGGCCATTGTCGGTCCGCAGAACGGGAGGCGTCTGCCATTCCGATTGACGCTGGATCACCGCGTGTTTTAGGGCTCGCACAACATCCGTCGCCTGACAATGGAGTCCCATGTGGTAGGCAATAATCATGCGGTCACACACATCGATAATGGCTTGGAGATATAAAACCGATCCTCACCCGCAATATACACATAGGTAATGTCCGTTTGCCAGAGCTGATTGGGAGCCGTAATGATGCGGTTCCGCGCCAGCCGACGCGGATGCCGGATGCGGCGTTTTCGCTGAGGCCATAATAAGTGCCACTGTCGAAGGAGGCGATACACCTTTTTGAAACTAATCTGTAGATGATAGCGTCGTCGCAAGACCCATGTGATTTTATGATACCCATAGGCCGCATTTTCCGTCGTCAGAATATCGGTAATCCAGTCCATAATCTGGCCATCGGCGATTTTCTGGCCATTTTGTGTGACGCTGTATCCTCGCGGAGGTCGACCCGGCGCCTGATGGCGCCGATCCGGTTCCCGATGGCGTTGGCGATGACGCCACGCATAAAAGGTAGCCCGTGAAAGGCGAATCGTCGCACACCATCGGCGAAGGGGCACCTGAGGAGCGCGGTGATGCCAATCCATCACGTGTTCACACAATTCTGTCACGGACGGATCCCCTTTTTTTGCAGCAGATCTTGAAGCATAGCAATCTGCAGATCTTTTTCCCCGAGTAATTTCTTTAATCGTTCATTTTCGTCTACCAGACTCATGAGATCGTGGGGATGGTGGGCCGCCTTCATCGCCTCACGCACCCAGCGACGCACCATGGATGGACTCAGCTGATGACGACGAGCGACTAATGTCGCATTTTGCGTGTCTTGAGCTTCTTGAACAATCTGTTGCTTGAATTCCGGTGAATAGGTTTGACTCATCGTGCACACTCTCTCCTCTGAACTGATAATTATCCTACCAGGAGAGATCGCGATTGTCTCGTCTTCTTAAGGGGCTTAAAAGGTCACACACATCGATAATGGCTTGGAGATATAAAAACCGATCCTCACCCGCAATATACACATAGGTAATGTCCGTTTGCCCGAGTGGATTGGGAGCCGTAATGATGCGGTTCCGCGCCAGCCGGCGCGGATGCCGGATGCGGCGTTTTCGCTGAGGCCATAATCAGGGTCCCTGTCGAAGGAGGCGATACACCTTTTTGACACGAATCTGTAGATGATAGCGTCGTCGCAAGACCCATGTGATTTTGTGATACCCATAAGCCGCATTCTCCGTCGTCAGAATATCGGTCATCCCGTCCATCATCGGGCCATCGGCGATTTTCTGGCCATTTTGTGTGACGCTGTATCCTCGCGGAGGTCGACCCGGCGCCTGATGGCGCCGATCCGGTTCAGCATGGCGTTGGCGATGACGCCACGCATAACAGGGGGCCCGTGAAAGGCGAGTCGTCGCACACCATCGGCGAAGGGACACCTGGGGAGCGCGGTGATGCCAGTCCATCACGTGTTCACACCATGCTGTCACGGACGGATCCCCTTTTTTGCAGCAGATCTTGAAGCATGGCAATCTGCAGATCTTTTTCCCCGAGTAATTTTTTAACCGTTCATTTTCGTCTACCAGACTCATGAGATCGTGGGGATGGTGCGCTGCTTTGACAGCCTCACGCACCACACGACGCACCATGGATGGACTCAGCTGATGACGACGAGCGACTCATGGCGCATTTTGCGTGTCTTGAGCTTCTTGAACAATCTGTTGCTTGAATTCCGGTGAATAGGTTTGACTCATCGTGCACACTCTCTCCTCTGAACTGATAATTATCCTACCAGGAGAGATCGCGATTGTCTCGTCTTCTTAAGGGGCTTAAAAGATGGCACCCATGACCGTCCATCCCCAATGCCCATAGAGTAATGGTGGGGAGGCGACGCCAATCAATAAGGCAATAACCCCTACGATTTGGCGGGGAGACTGGGCGCGGGTGCGTTCTCCAATAGTCTGGAACATTTCGGGGAACAAGCTCGTCCAATTCAGAACGACGGTGAGATAGGTCAAGTCAAACAACAAAACCATGATCAGAAAATACAGGGAGAGTTCCTTCTGCGACACGAGGGGATGCCAAAGCAGGAAGAAAATCAGGCCTAAGGGGATACTCATTCCTGCAATATAAGGAATCCGGCGACCATAACGGCTTTTCGTGCGATCGGAAATTTGTCCAATGAGCGGATTAAGAACCGCATGCCAGACACTTTGAATGGTCATGGCCAGGGTGATCCCAGTTAGAGGGGCATGTAAATGGTCAATGTAGAAAAAGAGAATAAAGGTCGCAAAGGTTTGACTAAAAATATTGCTACCTAAATTTCCTAGCGCGTACCATGTGGGGCGGATCACCCTCTATCACCTCAATTCCACCATTTGGGACGTTATCCCCAGCGTACGATATATTGACGTCTTCGACTATCAGCTGACGGGTGTAATGTTAAAATTCCTTCCGTCAGTTGAATCGTCTCGGTCATGTCTGGTGCCACGGTGATAGCCTTTGCAAAAGTGTAATGCTTAGGGAAATGACTGGCAAAATGGGGAGGCGATAAAAGAGGACCGGGCCTGGCCTCTTTACTGAGGGGCTGATATTGTAAGTCAAGGATTCCGCCGTCGGGTAAAGTAATCTGTTGTTGCCACGATGTTTTCGAGACAAAGACATACAGCGCAAGATAATCGAGTGCTTGATGTAAATCGACTCCAGGTCCCGTGGTAATCCGGGCCAGCGAGTCGACAATACCCTCCATTTGCCACGACCCTCTCTCTGAAGGTGAGGAAAAGGTATCTTCGGTTGGGACGGAATCTGTCAGAGGAACACCTTCCAATAAAGGGACCACAAAGGGATGGCGGATAAATAATGGTAGTCGGTCTAAAGGCACGGAGCGCTCCACCCACTTTGGTCCTTCGATAATTTCTCCACTCCACCAACAACGCCATCGCCCTTCCGGAAGATAAAAGCGGTGGTGTGAAGATTTTCGGGTAAGGACCGGAGCAACGAGTATCCCCTCACCCAACATGAATTGCCGGTCTAGTCCCCAGCAAATACGATCTGCAGGAAATTCGAGATACATAGGCCGGATGAGGGGAAGCCCTTGATCCGTAGCCACTT is a window encoding:
- a CDS encoding transposase, coding for MSQTYSPEFKQQIVQEAQDTQNATLVARRHQLSPSMVRRWVREAMKAAHHPHDLMSLVDENERLKKLLGEKDLQIAMLQDLLQKKGIRP
- a CDS encoding IS3 family transposase; translation: MTELCEHVMDWHHRAPQVPLRRWCATIRLSRATFYAWRHRQRHREPDRRHQAPGRPPRGYSVTQNGQKIADGQIMDWITDILTTENAAYGYHKITWVLRRRYHLQISFKKVYRLLRQWHLLWPQRKRRIRHPRRLARNRIITAPNQLWQTDITYVYIAGEDRFYISKPLSMCVTA
- a CDS encoding rhodanese-like domain-containing protein, giving the protein MAILTAEEFVSQVERGMALFLDINPPQIYSKGHPAGTYNFPFHRRAWGEEVKRALNGQNPPIGLYADNPAVIQAAVESLEQAGLNVVFTWDKGLQAWQDAKLPVERVIDLTVDELRQNLDKYVVIDVREAYELRTGKIPGALHIPMGQIQNRINELDKDKTYAIVCASGGRSSSVAAWMSQQGYNVANVVGGMSLWLGGGHPVERP
- a CDS encoding integrase core domain-containing protein, coding for MIIAYHMGLHCQATDVVRALKHAVIQRQSEWQTPPVLRTDNGPQFIAEAFETACATYGLEHERIPVATPNKNALMESWHAQLERECLTQEFATYGEAYAAITRWIAFYNQDRLHGS
- a CDS encoding MFS transporter, which encodes MIRPTWYALGNLGSNIFSQTFATFILFFYIDHLHAPLTGITLAMTIQSVWHAVLNPLIGQISDRTKSRYGRRIPYIAGMSIPLGLIFFLLWHPLVSQKELSLYFLIMVLLFDLTYLTVVLNWTSLFPEMFQTIGERTRAQSPRQIVGVIALLIGVASPPLLYGHWGWTVMGAIF